In the Methylophilus sp. 5 genome, one interval contains:
- a CDS encoding potassium transporter Kup has product MDHTKNQQTALHTMALAALGVVFGDIGTSPLYTMKEVFAVGHHPLLLTQDNVYGILSLITWSLLLIVSFKYVAFIMRADNRGEGGIMALLSLASRYAGGDPDQRKRIMMLGIVGACMFYADGMITPAISVLSAVEGLEVAAPQLDSWIVPITLCVLFVLFWAQSKGTAVVGAFFGPVMLTWFAVLGILGVININHHPEILKALSPAYAFLFFYTQSKIAFIALGAVVLAVTGAEALYADMGHFGRKPIRLAWFLFVLPALICNYFGQGALILAEPESIQNPFYHLAPDWALFPLIILATLAAVIASQAVITGAFSVSRQALQLGFIPRMHVAHTSEKTEGQVYMPRVNWGLMVAVMGLVIIFGSSGDLAAAYGIAVTGDMVITTLLAAVVFHHLWGWSKLKTACLITLLLVIDLSFFAANILKIPDGGWVPLLIGLIIFTLMRTWKTGRRLLYGILKSESMELIPFIQAIGAHPPARVNGAGVFMTPNPDGVPHALLHNLKHNKVLHETMVILTVRFEDYPYTSQEERVAVEALPYGFYRVTLRYGYMDEPDLPRDLVLTAPLGLMLDTMDTSFFVGKESLIASDKPGMAFWRKKIFIGLFRTAETITNQFKLPPNRVVELGSQVKI; this is encoded by the coding sequence ATGGACCATACAAAAAATCAGCAAACGGCGCTCCACACCATGGCACTCGCCGCGCTAGGTGTCGTTTTCGGGGATATTGGCACCAGTCCTCTTTACACCATGAAAGAAGTCTTTGCGGTTGGCCACCACCCGCTATTGCTGACGCAAGACAATGTCTATGGCATTTTGTCGCTGATCACCTGGTCCTTGCTGCTGATCGTTTCCTTCAAATATGTCGCGTTTATCATGCGTGCCGACAACCGTGGCGAAGGCGGCATCATGGCCTTGCTGTCACTGGCTAGCCGCTATGCCGGTGGCGACCCAGATCAACGCAAGCGCATCATGATGCTGGGCATTGTTGGCGCCTGCATGTTTTATGCTGACGGCATGATTACCCCCGCCATCTCGGTGCTGTCTGCGGTTGAGGGGTTAGAAGTCGCCGCGCCGCAGTTGGATAGCTGGATTGTGCCAATTACACTCTGCGTGCTGTTTGTGCTGTTTTGGGCGCAAAGCAAGGGCACCGCCGTTGTCGGTGCATTTTTTGGCCCGGTGATGCTGACCTGGTTTGCTGTGTTGGGCATTCTCGGCGTGATTAACATCAACCACCACCCTGAAATCCTCAAAGCTTTAAGTCCCGCCTACGCCTTTCTGTTTTTTTATACCCAATCAAAAATTGCTTTTATTGCGCTAGGCGCAGTGGTGCTGGCGGTCACCGGGGCTGAGGCGCTATACGCAGACATGGGCCACTTTGGCCGCAAACCGATTCGCTTAGCCTGGTTTTTGTTTGTATTGCCCGCGCTCATTTGTAACTACTTTGGGCAAGGCGCGCTGATTCTGGCCGAGCCAGAATCCATTCAAAACCCGTTTTACCATCTGGCGCCAGACTGGGCTTTATTTCCACTCATTATCTTGGCCACACTGGCTGCAGTGATTGCCTCACAAGCCGTGATTACCGGCGCTTTCTCCGTCTCGCGCCAAGCGCTGCAACTCGGCTTTATTCCGCGCATGCATGTCGCGCACACCTCAGAAAAAACCGAAGGCCAGGTCTATATGCCGCGCGTAAACTGGGGCCTGATGGTCGCTGTGATGGGTCTGGTGATTATTTTTGGCAGCTCGGGCGATTTAGCGGCCGCTTACGGCATCGCCGTGACGGGCGACATGGTGATTACCACCTTGCTGGCCGCAGTGGTATTCCATCACCTGTGGGGCTGGAGCAAATTAAAAACCGCCTGCCTGATTACGCTGCTCCTGGTCATCGACCTGTCTTTCTTTGCCGCCAACATCCTCAAAATCCCTGATGGTGGCTGGGTGCCATTACTGATAGGCCTGATTATATTCACCCTGATGCGCACCTGGAAAACCGGCCGCAGACTGTTATATGGCATTCTTAAATCAGAGTCGATGGAACTGATCCCTTTTATTCAGGCCATCGGCGCGCACCCACCGGCCCGTGTTAATGGCGCGGGTGTGTTTATGACGCCAAACCCGGACGGCGTCCCGCACGCGCTGCTGCACAACCTCAAGCATAACAAGGTGCTGCATGAAACCATGGTTATCTTAACCGTGCGCTTTGAAGACTATCCGTATACCAGCCAAGAAGAACGCGTGGCAGTAGAAGCATTGCCCTACGGTTTTTATCGCGTCACGCTGCGTTATGGCTATATGGATGAACCTGACTTGCCAAGAGACCTGGTGCTGACCGCGCCTTTAGGGCTCATGCTAGACACCATGGATACCTCATTCTTTGTCGGTAAAGAAAGTCTGATTGCGTCAGACAAACCAGGCATGGCTTTTTGGCGTAAAAAGATTTTTATCGGCTTGTTCCGCACTGCAGAAACCATCACTAACCAATTTAAATTACCCCCCAACCGCGTGGTAGAGCTCGGTTCGCAAGTTAAAATTTAA
- the dapD gene encoding 2,3,4,5-tetrahydropyridine-2,6-dicarboxylate N-succinyltransferase — translation MDPRQSIIEAAFEDRANINPANAPANIKTTVASVLDDLDAGKLRVASRIGDTQQWETHQWLKKAVLLSFRLKDNVLMDDGVTRYFDKVDPKFANYTEEDFKAGGFRVVPNAIVRKGSFIAKNTVLMPSYVNIGAYVGEGSMVDTWATVGSCAQIGKNVHLSGGVGIGGVLEPVQAGPTIIGDNCFVGARSEVVEGVVVEDNCVISMGVYIGQSTKIYDRETGEVHFGRVPAGSVVVSGNLPSSDGKYSLYCAVIVKKVDAKTLSKVGINELLRGI, via the coding sequence ATGGATCCACGTCAAAGCATTATTGAAGCGGCTTTTGAAGACCGCGCCAACATCAACCCGGCCAATGCGCCAGCCAACATTAAAACCACCGTGGCTTCTGTGCTGGACGATCTGGATGCAGGTAAATTGCGCGTGGCAAGCCGGATTGGCGACACACAGCAATGGGAAACGCATCAATGGTTGAAAAAAGCGGTCCTGCTGTCTTTCCGCCTCAAAGACAATGTACTGATGGATGACGGCGTGACCCGCTACTTTGACAAAGTAGATCCTAAATTCGCCAACTACACTGAAGAAGATTTTAAAGCAGGTGGCTTCCGCGTGGTGCCTAACGCCATTGTGCGTAAAGGCTCATTTATTGCTAAAAACACAGTGTTAATGCCTTCTTATGTCAACATCGGCGCTTATGTCGGTGAAGGCTCCATGGTCGACACCTGGGCCACCGTTGGTTCATGTGCACAAATCGGTAAAAACGTACACTTGTCTGGTGGCGTAGGCATTGGCGGCGTTCTGGAGCCAGTACAAGCAGGCCCTACCATCATTGGTGACAACTGCTTTGTCGGTGCCCGTTCAGAAGTGGTTGAAGGCGTGGTAGTAGAAGATAACTGCGTGATTTCCATGGGCGTTTATATTGGTCAATCAACCAAGATTTATGACCGCGAAACCGGTGAAGTCCACTTTGGCCGCGTGCCCGCTGGCTCAGTGGTGGTGTCTGGCAACTTGCCATCCAGCGATGGCAAATATAGCCTGTACTGCGCAGTGATCGTGAAAAAAGTCGATGCCAAAACCTTGAGCAAGGTTGGCATCAACGAATTATTGCGCGGCATTTAA
- a CDS encoding disulfide bond formation protein B: MCQWFKGRGGYILGFLAAFGIVALALTIQVQNQLEPCPLCISQRIIFMSLGVLFLAHAFVSPKSWLHAALTLVEVLTALGGAGVAIRHWWLQAHKEEIIADCGVGFDYMFENFPLKKALTLVFRGTGDCAAIDWTFLGLTLPQLGLISFVLFGTYAVFLFRARA; this comes from the coding sequence ATGTGTCAGTGGTTTAAGGGTCGTGGCGGCTATATATTAGGCTTTTTGGCCGCATTTGGAATTGTGGCGCTGGCATTGACCATACAAGTACAGAATCAGCTCGAGCCTTGCCCGTTGTGTATTTCGCAACGCATTATATTCATGAGCCTGGGCGTATTGTTTTTGGCGCATGCCTTTGTTTCACCTAAGTCATGGCTGCATGCTGCGCTCACGTTGGTAGAAGTGCTCACCGCCCTCGGCGGCGCGGGTGTGGCCATTCGTCACTGGTGGTTGCAGGCGCACAAAGAAGAGATCATTGCCGACTGCGGCGTCGGTTTTGATTATATGTTTGAAAACTTCCCACTCAAAAAAGCACTGACCCTGGTATTTCGCGGTACTGGTGACTGCGCGGCGATCGACTGGACATTTCTCGGCCTGACCTTGCCACAACTGGGTTTGATCAGTTTCGTGTTGTTTGGCACGTATGCGGTATTTTTGTTTCGCGCACGCGCTTAA
- a CDS encoding 5'-nucleotidase gives MAYTLENRLVIGVASSAMFDLSDSDAIFKRDGEALYRKFQERNLNNPLPKGIAFSFIKRLLSLNDLSAHPDDPLVEVILLSKNDPDTGLRVMKSIEHYKIGMTRAIFMQGQAPYKFIPALNISLFLSGNKDDVDSAIRLNMPAGHVMNSAVIDDEEDAGLRIAFDFDGVLVDDESETVFQARKDVNEFKAHEAMNVMQPHNPGPLQQLLVRVSSIQFAEEEKKKLDPSYKNRLRVSIVTARDAPAHERAMNTLKSWGVMANDAFFLGGIEKSKVLAVLRPHIFFDDQSGHLKTASEVVPSVHIPFGVTNQKKT, from the coding sequence ATGGCATACACCCTAGAAAACAGATTAGTGATAGGCGTCGCATCGAGTGCGATGTTTGATTTGTCAGACTCTGACGCAATCTTTAAAAGAGACGGTGAGGCGCTTTATCGCAAGTTCCAAGAGCGCAACCTTAACAACCCGCTGCCCAAAGGCATTGCATTTTCATTCATCAAACGGCTGCTCTCTCTAAATGACTTGAGCGCCCATCCAGATGACCCGCTGGTTGAAGTGATATTGCTATCAAAAAACGATCCTGATACAGGCCTTAGGGTCATGAAGTCTATAGAGCATTACAAGATCGGCATGACGAGAGCCATATTCATGCAAGGCCAAGCGCCGTACAAGTTTATTCCTGCACTCAACATATCCCTTTTTCTCTCGGGCAACAAAGACGATGTCGATTCTGCCATTCGCCTGAATATGCCTGCCGGCCATGTCATGAACTCAGCGGTGATTGATGACGAAGAGGATGCTGGATTACGCATTGCCTTCGACTTTGATGGTGTGCTGGTCGACGATGAGTCTGAAACAGTTTTTCAAGCCAGAAAAGACGTGAACGAATTCAAAGCGCACGAAGCGATGAATGTCATGCAACCTCATAATCCTGGCCCATTGCAGCAATTACTTGTGCGTGTTTCCTCCATTCAATTCGCCGAAGAAGAAAAGAAAAAACTGGATCCTTCTTACAAAAACCGTTTGAGAGTTTCGATTGTGACAGCGCGTGATGCGCCAGCACATGAACGCGCCATGAACACCCTAAAAAGTTGGGGCGTGATGGCGAATGACGCGTTCTTTCTGGGCGGCATTGAAAAAAGCAAAGTTCTTGCGGTATTAAGACCGCATATTTTCTTCGATGATCAATCCGGGCATTTAAAAACAGCTTCTGAAGTGGTGCCTTCAGTACATATTCCTTTTGGCGTGACGAATCAGAAAAAAACTTAA
- a CDS encoding GGDEF domain-containing protein codes for MFKKWISQALVVMLRPIKLFPELSEADNVRYKVVFLNNVFAFSGIVSLSMGIIRWNLQPFIGRVDLVSAFLAFGLLWVLYRYQKNIELIASIALWLCFMQFLTVFFMGMGTTTRSALLLLILAAAFYLKGRVAGYYMLATLLLLVISNHVIGIFPSEYSNLDILSLCFYLLAQFFIIRNYECLRESQTSHLKALNTDLEALVKQRTEQLAAANTALEIEKENLKTLSSTDHLTGLSNRHHFETVFAEHSPPVTRRKISDALILIDIDHFKKINDTHGHILGDVVIKAVASCIKKHSRISDITVRWGGDELIIYAPRTTLKQATQLAEKVRHQINAMHLAGVGNITISAGVAVLHAGDNLSQLLQRADQALYEAKQAGRNSVYAAAALD; via the coding sequence ATGTTCAAGAAGTGGATTAGCCAAGCGCTTGTCGTCATGTTGCGTCCGATCAAGCTTTTTCCAGAGCTCAGCGAAGCTGATAACGTCCGCTATAAAGTCGTTTTTCTCAATAATGTGTTTGCGTTCTCCGGCATTGTATCGCTGTCCATGGGGATTATCCGCTGGAACCTGCAACCTTTTATTGGCCGGGTAGACTTAGTCTCAGCCTTTCTGGCGTTTGGTTTGTTGTGGGTGCTCTATCGCTACCAGAAAAACATTGAGTTAATTGCCAGCATTGCCTTATGGCTTTGTTTTATGCAATTTTTAACCGTGTTTTTTATGGGCATGGGCACCACCACCCGCAGTGCTCTCTTGTTACTCATCCTGGCAGCCGCGTTTTACCTCAAAGGCCGCGTGGCCGGCTACTACATGCTGGCGACCTTGCTGCTATTGGTGATCAGCAACCATGTGATTGGCATTTTTCCGTCCGAATATAGCAACCTGGATATTCTCAGCCTGTGCTTTTACCTGCTGGCGCAGTTTTTTATTATTCGCAATTACGAGTGCCTGCGTGAGTCACAAACCAGCCACTTAAAAGCGCTGAATACCGACCTCGAAGCCCTGGTTAAACAACGCACCGAGCAATTGGCTGCCGCCAACACTGCCCTAGAGATCGAAAAAGAAAACCTTAAAACGCTTTCTAGCACTGACCATTTAACCGGCCTCAGTAACCGCCACCACTTTGAAACCGTGTTTGCTGAACACTCCCCCCCTGTCACGCGCAGAAAAATTTCTGACGCCCTGATTTTGATAGACATCGACCACTTTAAAAAAATCAATGATACCCACGGCCATATATTGGGCGATGTCGTCATCAAAGCCGTGGCAAGCTGCATCAAAAAGCATAGTCGTATTTCAGACATTACTGTGCGCTGGGGCGGCGATGAACTGATTATTTACGCACCACGCACAACCCTCAAGCAAGCCACGCAACTGGCAGAAAAAGTGCGTCATCAGATCAACGCCATGCACCTGGCTGGCGTGGGCAACATCACCATTAGTGCGGGTGTTGCTGTGCTACATGCTGGTGACAATCTGTCGCAACTATTGCAACGCGCAGACCAGGCGCTGTACGAAGCCAAGCAAGCTGGCCGTAACAGCGTGTATGCCGCCGCCGCGCTAGACTAA
- a CDS encoding bifunctional diguanylate cyclase/phosphodiesterase, whose translation MDRLRIVAAKDHDALLKKYAALAAGGIFLLHAGYQLAADNFPKITQHPVDFIGSLLCAYLLSLSLLKTVNKKKLPLRDLLYASLAAGVSGYLLSYFFQISAGAINIRIDTWTALFALFLACLTSALAIVTILWLKGYEGKALERLKWIFSVEIALGFLASHTAINLSIVHNNMLLSQPTDQTGNYLMLLLVLVPVLLFITSFILVIFYERNVDITQSKLTFRNTQTVNKKFLAYDPLTHLPNRDALNQHLIISAKRCDRNGESLALAYIDLDHFKPVNDQFGHHIGDLLLIEVSKRISNAIRNCDYVARAGGDEFIAVLSEIENHQSVVTVTQRIVDALREIFIIEDHVIEISCSIGVSMYPQDGNLQKLKLNADAAMYKAKENGKNQYRFFDAEIEQASDEMQQTRIELKQAITHQEFRLLFQPKVDALTRIVHGAEALLRWQHPTRGLLSPNNFIEAAERFGMIEEINAWVISQACSTIKQARDRGIDLSISVNMSNQQFRNKQLSSLIQSILEQHEVEARNLILEVSETNGIHHQAQFKETLRHFKQQGLKISLDDFGLHPFSLTHLQDLEISEVKLDRTLTKGVAASNTGLLIVEAIVKLAHALDLNVVAEGVEDEDQRKALLSIGCDQMQGFLFSKPVEQKFLFHVFSELQLKSTTQSLF comes from the coding sequence GTGGATCGTCTGCGTATCGTGGCTGCCAAAGATCACGACGCCTTGCTCAAAAAATACGCAGCACTCGCCGCGGGCGGTATTTTTCTGCTCCATGCCGGCTACCAACTCGCCGCAGATAACTTTCCTAAAATCACCCAGCATCCGGTCGATTTTATCGGCAGTCTGCTGTGTGCTTACCTGCTGTCACTGTCTTTACTCAAAACCGTTAACAAGAAAAAACTGCCCTTACGCGACTTGCTTTACGCCTCGCTGGCGGCGGGTGTCAGCGGTTATTTGCTTTCTTACTTTTTTCAAATCAGCGCCGGTGCGATCAACATCCGCATTGACACCTGGACTGCATTATTCGCCCTATTTCTCGCCTGCCTGACATCGGCACTGGCGATTGTGACTATCCTCTGGTTAAAAGGCTATGAAGGCAAAGCGCTAGAACGCCTGAAATGGATATTTTCAGTCGAGATTGCACTGGGTTTTCTGGCATCGCACACCGCCATTAACCTGAGTATCGTGCATAACAACATGCTGCTCAGCCAGCCCACTGACCAGACCGGGAACTACCTGATGCTGCTCCTGGTGCTGGTGCCGGTGCTGCTGTTTATCACCTCGTTTATTCTGGTGATTTTTTATGAGCGCAATGTCGACATCACACAAAGCAAGCTGACCTTCCGCAACACGCAGACCGTGAACAAAAAGTTTTTGGCCTATGACCCGCTCACGCATCTGCCTAACCGCGACGCCTTGAACCAGCACCTGATTATCAGTGCCAAGCGTTGCGACCGCAACGGCGAGTCGCTGGCTTTAGCCTATATTGACCTCGACCACTTCAAGCCAGTCAACGACCAGTTTGGTCACCATATTGGTGACCTGTTACTGATTGAAGTCTCCAAACGCATCAGCAACGCCATTCGCAATTGCGACTATGTGGCACGCGCTGGCGGTGATGAATTTATTGCCGTGCTGAGCGAAATTGAAAACCACCAAAGTGTGGTCACAGTCACGCAACGGATTGTCGACGCCTTACGTGAGATTTTTATCATTGAAGACCACGTGATTGAAATCTCCTGCTCCATTGGCGTCTCTATGTATCCGCAGGACGGCAATCTGCAAAAACTCAAATTAAATGCCGATGCGGCCATGTATAAAGCCAAGGAAAATGGCAAAAACCAGTATCGCTTCTTTGACGCTGAAATCGAGCAGGCGTCAGATGAAATGCAACAAACGCGGATAGAACTCAAGCAAGCCATTACGCACCAGGAGTTCAGGCTACTGTTTCAGCCCAAAGTCGATGCCCTGACGCGTATCGTGCATGGTGCAGAAGCCCTGCTGCGCTGGCAACACCCGACGCGCGGCCTGCTTTCGCCTAACAATTTTATTGAGGCAGCCGAACGCTTTGGCATGATTGAAGAAATCAATGCCTGGGTGATTTCACAAGCGTGTAGCACGATCAAACAGGCACGTGATCGCGGCATTGATTTAAGCATCTCGGTCAATATGTCTAACCAGCAGTTTCGTAACAAGCAATTAAGCTCGCTGATACAGTCAATTCTCGAGCAACATGAGGTCGAGGCACGCAACCTGATTTTAGAAGTGTCCGAAACCAATGGTATACACCATCAGGCACAGTTCAAAGAAACCTTGCGCCACTTTAAGCAGCAAGGCCTCAAAATCTCGCTGGATGATTTTGGCTTGCACCCATTCAGCCTGACCCATTTGCAAGACCTCGAAATCAGCGAAGTCAAACTGGATCGCACCTTAACCAAAGGCGTCGCGGCATCTAATACCGGCCTGTTAATTGTAGAAGCCATTGTCAAACTCGCACACGCGCTGGACTTGAATGTAGTGGCAGAAGGCGTAGAAGACGAAGACCAGCGCAAAGCACTGCTCAGCATAGGCTGCGACCAAATGCAGGGCTTCCTGTTCTCCAAGCCAGTCGAGCAGAAGTTCCTGTTTCATGTCTTTAGCGAGCTACAACTCAAATCGACCACCCAAAGCCTGTTTTAA
- the xseA gene encoding exodeoxyribonuclease VII large subunit has protein sequence MTNLLSTPFKQILNVSDLTRLTKELLETSFPLFWISGEISNFTRAASGHWYFSLKDDRAQVRCVMFKGRNSLVGSMPREGDLIEARATVTLYEARGDFQLTIEFMQPAGMGRLYEAFEQLKQRLQTEGLFDLSRKKAIPASPQRIGVVTSPDAAALRDVLTAIRRRYPGMGVVIYPTPVQGKGSAALIAQAIQLADQRQEVDTLLICRGGGSIEDLWSFNEEVVARAIAACRLPTISGVGHETDFTIADFVADLRAATPTAAAELACPDQSQLRQQVAQSQQRLMRAMQSLLRQQSQTLDYLSRRLISPVQQLQQQTQALQQWQHRLQLAMQQYLQGRRRRLEYLATSLQQLNPHQVLARGYAIVQQQDGRAVTNASQLAVGESLQVTLHQGQAQVVVEKRLPTEQ, from the coding sequence ATGACTAACCTGTTATCGACGCCTTTTAAGCAAATCTTGAATGTCAGCGACCTGACCCGGCTGACAAAAGAACTGCTGGAAACCAGCTTTCCACTGTTCTGGATCAGTGGCGAAATTTCCAATTTCACACGTGCCGCTAGCGGTCACTGGTATTTCTCGCTCAAGGATGATCGCGCCCAGGTACGTTGTGTGATGTTTAAAGGCCGTAACAGCCTGGTTGGCAGCATGCCACGTGAAGGTGACCTGATTGAAGCGCGTGCAACCGTCACCCTGTATGAAGCGCGCGGTGACTTTCAACTGACCATTGAGTTTATGCAACCGGCCGGCATGGGCAGGCTCTATGAAGCGTTTGAGCAATTAAAACAGCGCTTGCAAACCGAAGGTCTGTTTGACCTGTCGCGCAAAAAAGCCATTCCAGCCAGCCCGCAACGCATAGGCGTGGTGACCTCGCCTGATGCAGCCGCCTTGCGTGATGTGCTCACCGCCATCCGCAGGCGCTATCCTGGCATGGGTGTGGTGATTTATCCAACGCCAGTGCAAGGCAAAGGCTCAGCCGCGTTAATTGCGCAAGCCATACAACTGGCCGACCAGCGCCAGGAGGTTGATACGCTGCTGATTTGTCGTGGTGGCGGCAGCATTGAAGATTTGTGGTCATTTAACGAAGAAGTCGTTGCGCGCGCCATTGCGGCCTGCCGGTTGCCGACCATTAGCGGCGTTGGCCATGAAACCGACTTTACCATTGCCGACTTTGTGGCTGACCTGCGCGCAGCCACGCCCACGGCCGCAGCCGAACTGGCTTGCCCGGATCAATCACAATTACGCCAGCAGGTTGCGCAATCGCAACAACGCCTGATGCGCGCAATGCAATCGCTACTGCGCCAGCAATCGCAAACACTGGATTATTTGTCGCGCCGCCTGATTTCACCCGTGCAGCAATTACAACAACAAACACAGGCCTTACAGCAATGGCAACATCGCTTGCAATTGGCCATGCAACAATATTTACAAGGCCGTCGTCGTCGGCTGGAGTACCTCGCCACCAGCCTGCAACAACTCAATCCGCACCAGGTGCTGGCACGCGGCTACGCCATTGTGCAACAGCAAGATGGCCGTGCCGTGACGAATGCCAGCCAGCTTGCGGTTGGCGAAAGCCTGCAAGTGACGCTACACCAAGGCCAGGCGCAAGTCGTGGTTGAGAAGCGCTTGCCTACTGAGCAGTAG
- a CDS encoding lytic transglycosylase domain-containing protein: MQLNIPHTAARRTSLWFGWCVALACAALLPHVTHAEELADELAEPLSSDPQRSTETAPASEIRSLVETTHLPQVDAPAPGFSREQSTLRNEAYKQFIKLQVSLAAGTKNALGLTSYEQAHAHYCTLAGESRDPDAQFAMGWFYSAGKGVAVNHDIAARFFSLAAIQGHRDARVWLDNEPGNAELAVLPACMLKQGNSAAEVLFRKRGPIYQLVKKHAPVYGVDVDFAMAVIAVESGFNPKATSRKKAQGLMQLLPDTQARFHVKDAYDPEQNIKGGLSYLRWLISYFKGDVELVAAAYNAGEHAVQRHQGIPPYPETRDYVKRIGHYYKKKHHEVKQKSAMYQANGTQAAS; the protein is encoded by the coding sequence ATGCAATTGAACATTCCTCACACTGCGGCGCGTCGTACCAGCTTATGGTTTGGGTGGTGCGTGGCGCTTGCCTGCGCGGCACTTTTACCGCACGTGACCCATGCTGAAGAGCTTGCCGATGAACTGGCTGAGCCATTATCAAGTGACCCCCAGCGCTCGACTGAAACAGCACCTGCGAGTGAGATTCGGTCATTGGTAGAAACGACACACCTCCCACAGGTTGACGCGCCAGCGCCCGGTTTTAGCCGCGAGCAGTCCACACTCAGAAATGAGGCCTATAAACAATTTATTAAATTGCAGGTCAGTCTGGCAGCAGGTACTAAAAATGCCCTTGGGCTGACCAGTTATGAGCAAGCGCATGCCCATTATTGTACGCTGGCCGGGGAGTCGCGCGACCCGGATGCGCAATTTGCCATGGGCTGGTTTTACAGCGCGGGCAAAGGCGTGGCCGTCAATCATGATATTGCAGCGCGTTTTTTCAGCTTAGCCGCAATACAAGGCCATCGCGATGCCAGAGTGTGGCTGGATAACGAACCTGGCAATGCCGAGCTGGCGGTGTTACCCGCCTGTATGCTCAAACAAGGTAACTCTGCGGCGGAGGTGTTGTTTCGCAAGCGTGGCCCGATTTATCAACTGGTGAAAAAGCATGCGCCGGTGTACGGCGTCGATGTTGACTTTGCTATGGCGGTGATTGCGGTGGAGTCTGGCTTTAACCCTAAAGCCACCTCGCGCAAAAAAGCACAGGGCCTGATGCAGTTGTTGCCGGATACGCAAGCCAGGTTTCATGTGAAGGACGCCTATGATCCCGAACAAAATATTAAAGGTGGCTTGTCTTATTTGCGCTGGCTGATCAGCTATTTTAAAGGTGATGTCGAGCTGGTTGCGGCGGCGTATAACGCCGGTGAACATGCCGTACAGAGGCATCAGGGCATTCCACCTTACCCAGAAACGCGTGACTACGTGAAACGCATTGGGCATTATTACAAAAAGAAACACCATGAAGTCAAACAAAAGTCGGCCATGTATCAGGCTAACGGCACGCAGGCGGCTTCTTAA
- a CDS encoding M48 family metallopeptidase produces MFNLKTVSVAVMCALLTACASTTNNSVSGVQRSQLLLLPSATVDKMSAQSYTQTLQEAQKKSTLNADKPLLNRVTTISNRLIAQVGVFRPDAAKWKWEVNVEKNDQLNAYCMPGGKIMVFSGLAEKLNATDDELAAVIGHEIAHALREHGRERMSQAYMQQFGLQALASVIGGTAGSMAAQGAGMGSQLLFSLPNGREQEREADRMGLELAARAGYNPEAAVSLWKKMMAANKEAPPEFLSTHPSSENRIKDLQALTPKVMPLYLAAKNK; encoded by the coding sequence ATGTTTAATCTTAAAACCGTCTCAGTGGCAGTGATGTGCGCCTTGCTCACAGCCTGTGCCAGCACCACTAACAACAGCGTCTCTGGCGTGCAACGTAGTCAGCTATTGTTACTACCTTCTGCCACTGTAGACAAAATGTCTGCGCAGTCTTACACCCAAACCCTGCAAGAGGCGCAAAAGAAAAGCACGCTCAATGCAGACAAGCCACTGTTAAATCGCGTCACCACCATTTCTAATCGCCTGATTGCGCAAGTCGGGGTCTTCAGGCCAGATGCTGCCAAGTGGAAATGGGAAGTCAATGTAGAAAAAAATGACCAGCTCAATGCTTATTGCATGCCTGGCGGCAAAATCATGGTGTTTTCCGGTCTGGCCGAAAAACTCAACGCCACCGACGACGAACTGGCGGCGGTGATTGGCCATGAAATTGCACATGCGTTGCGCGAACATGGTCGCGAACGTATGTCGCAGGCGTATATGCAACAATTTGGCTTACAGGCATTGGCTTCAGTGATAGGCGGCACCGCAGGTAGCATGGCGGCGCAAGGGGCAGGCATGGGTAGCCAGTTATTGTTCTCGTTGCCTAACGGCCGCGAACAAGAACGCGAAGCCGACCGTATGGGCCTGGAATTAGCGGCACGTGCCGGCTACAACCCTGAAGCCGCTGTAAGCTTATGGAAAAAAATGATGGCGGCCAACAAAGAGGCACCCCCTGAATTTTTAAGCACACACCCCTCCAGCGAAAACCGCATCAAAGACCTGCAGGCACTCACGCCTAAAGTGATGCCGCTGTATCTCGCAGCCAAAAACAAATAA